The following DNA comes from Lepeophtheirus salmonis chromosome 11, UVic_Lsal_1.4, whole genome shotgun sequence.
TGGAAAGTTTAAATTTCTAAACGAAATGATTAAGTTAGTTTCTCCTCGCTATCTAGGATCTCGAACCCCAGAGcatgttaagaaaaaagttattgaactATTGTACCTTTGGTCGACGAGTGTTATGgaggaaacaaaaatatcagAGGCATATCAAATGCTCAAAACACAGGGAATAGTCACTAACGATCCCACCCATGTTAAAGATGCTGTATTTGCTCCATCTCTTTCTCCCCGAATACATGAGGATCCCTTGAATGAGGATCAATCAAAACAATTAAAGAAGCTACTTCAAAGTCGCAACTCTGAGGATCTTCAAAAAGCGAATAAAATTATTCGTGGAATGGTTCAAGATGATGAAAAACGAATAGAAGCACTTTCGAAAAGAACATCAGAGTTAACCCTTGTTACTAATAATGCAAAGTTACTAAACGAAATGCTTGATCATTATAATGCAAGTAGTGTTCCAAGAGATGAGCTTGAATTACTCAAAGAATTGTCCTCATCATGTGAAAAAATGCAGCTAAAAATCCACAAACTTGCCTCTGAGTCAGATGATAATGGCATTGGTGAGGTTTTGCAGGCAAGTGATGAGATTTCTCGTGTTTTGGAACGTTATAAAACCATCGTTGTTGAAGGAAAGACGGTTCCTAAACAAGAACCAAAAGAGAGCAAACAATTACTAGATGTAAACAATGATTCAGAAATGAGCTTAATCGATGAAGATATACTCAATTTACTATCAACACCCGTTTCAACGACTCCTCCAACACCAACTTCTGTTCTTGACCTTTTGACTAATGGATCTcctatcaaaataaatgatcCTCCTCTTTCCACATCGTTTTTATCTTTGAGTACTGTCGGAGAATCTAATGGATTGAATAACGTTGATGAATGTGGTTCAATAGCCAAGGGACTTTTGGAATTAGATGCACTCGGAGAAGAAGCAATGAAGGCACTACTCCCTTCAGTGAAACCCGAATTTaccaaaaagtatgaaaaaaaattaaccatgaATGACTTGCAAAAGCAGAAAAAAGCTCAAAGCCTCCTACCACCAGTAACTCTCACGAACAACCACGACCAACCAATGACAATCTCTCAAgatctgtcaaaaaaagagGAACCCATTCTCCCTGGTTTTGTGGATGTTCCAAAATTAAGTGATATTAATGTGAAACTATCAGACATTCAACCTGGAGAGTTCCCTCCATGTATATTAACAACAAGTGATCATGACATAGGAATAGATTTACATTTTGGAAAGGATGAACTTCATCCAGGGGTCATTTCAACAGTACTGACCTTTACAAATAAACTCTCATCCCCTGTTTCAGATATTGAACTAAAGCCAGTTGTTCCCAAGGGGGTAAAGGTTAGACTTCAGGAGCCGTCAGGAAAGGATCTACCGGCCTTTAATCCATTTATTCCACCCCCTGCTTGTACACAAGTTATGCTTCTTCAAAAAGCCCAAAAGTCAGATAAAATATCCTCCTTTAAATATGTTGTTAGCTATAAAGTGGATAATGAAACTCAAACTGAGATGGGCTTCAGTAATGCCCTACCTATTTAAAGATTATAGGTATATAGTGACATTGATTGAAACTAATGTatcatttataacaaattaattagcTGTACAATTATATCATCTTTAATTAAGaacatgtacataatattacacaaagtcaaaatattgatttttatttataattgcaaaTCATGTTGctgaattgaagaaaaaaagaaagaaaattgttaCAACGCAAGGATAATAGAAacgtatttctattaaccttgttacAACCGACATTTATTAAAGacaaattgtttaatatatattttctttatttaaccGACAACAAGGCAATTGTTCTTTAACTTTATTTCGTATCAAATATTATGTCtagtgattaaaaaatatgccaAATTAACAcggatttgtatatatttttaacacgGATGTAGTACGTTCAAAATGTATTCCAGTATTTCTGACGTACATTCCAAAATAAATGATCATCACCTATGCACGGTTATAATTCCATAttagtgtttttgtaaaatatacatatgtcatacaatatatatatgggtCATTTCATGCTCAATTTTTCGAGGAAACGATATTGTTAACAGTTTACCAtcttagaaatgaaattttgtatataaaaatcaatccaactctgaggtcttaaagaggaagaaattagcattttgatgaatatttgatgaAGTGATACCCCGTAAACCAAGTCAATGATAGGCAAGTATCATTTAAAAGCTATCAGTTaccttaataaatttttatttatattataccatTCCTTGGGATTTATTgacaaggttgtgcccttatcggtATAACGGTTCAAGCATCTTTAGATCAATCTCTTGAACTGCTATAACTGATACTAACAAAGCCAAACCGAGTATAATGCTTATCCGTATTTTTGTTcctatttagtatatataaagaaaatacaatatatattataaaaaaattaattagctttaatcaatgagtcaattttctgagtttttttttttttttgtacaattgcaGCTTTTTCCAATTATCTTTTTACTTTGctagggtgatacagttgtatccgAGTCCCatatagctaagggcttcttatggatcgggaaaagtggtttttaggcaccagacggtgtaaataaaagagggaaggggtggggtaaattatggatccaggtcctcTACTATAAGCTTATTGGGACacaataatatgataactataatatttcttaaggcagggattcccaaactttactGTGCCAAGgcccccctacactaatacatctTTAGGTGATGCcgcctttatacgaaacatgcgTACTacgtatgtgtagactgaaagcaatcctcaattctccatcttcatACCCCTCCCCCCTCTTAGTTTCCCCATACAGCGTCacattgaaaaccattgtcttaagcaaccttagttttcggggGCCCTGCTGGAAGTAGGGGCACTCAGCATATAAGGTAGCTGCGATCCTTTTTGTATCTAATACAATTTCTTGACCCGAATTTTCTAGTGaagccccttgttttaagtgcctgttaccaaactgagcctatataaaaaagaaccgagatcGAAACCACGAACAAACAGAGCCGATGAATCTGAACCAGACACAAACTTGTTTATTGACGTTACGTTAGAGATTATTTGTATCATCAAAATGTCAAAACCTTGGGATTTTGTACATGCAAAAAAGTTGATTACTTTCGTttgattttattacttaaattatcttcaaaatttgtttatcaAAAGTGCTTTAAAAAGATTTACTACTCTTTTAATCGTTTTTAACTCGTTTAGAACTCATTCTTGTTTTTTCTGATTTTAGCTGTAGCTAaacaaatattatcatttatcagAAATAACGGTGGAACATGTTCGAACTGGCAGCCACCTGTAGCCTTAATATCGACACTTGAAAAGGCGAATGCTCATCCACGATACAAAGATAGGCTTACAACGCtttaagaaatgattttttacacTTATcagcaaatatttttgaaggcgAAGaagaatattatgtaatataagtataattgattcaagtaaaagtcaaatattaattataatatatattctgtaaACGATTATTATTATCTTAGGATATCTCGGTTAATTCTATAgatttttcatatcaaaaataaaataaaaatatctaacataaattttgtatagCTAACTGATAGCTTTTAAATGATGTATTATATTTGCCTATAATTGCTTTGGGTTTCGGGATATCAAAATGCTAATTTAGATGAATCTTTAAGACCTCAGATCACAcgaattaaattgatttttagatACACCATTTCATTTCTAAACTGGTCTACTGTCAGCAATaccaaatttgagtcaaatccaTTTCCTCGCGGACATTCCTCATGGAATGACCCAAATATATATGCTTATACATAGATTTCTATGGCTAAGTAATAGTGTCcaacattttattatacattaggaaaaagagggaaaaataaaataaacaagtcTCAAGTTCCAGTTCTCAATGAAAAACTACCCTCAACACCTCGTCAGTATATCTCTCTTCATCCGCTTGCCGATGAAAATCCTAggacaatttgtacaaaaaaaaagaaattaagaagAGGGAAGCATGTCAGTATATTTTTGCACTCAGTTTCGACCCTTATTTCGAAGAAGTTGTCACTTGAACATTATGACTTCCATATGTCAAAAACGCTATTTTGCTTATGATGATGCGATTAAAGCCCTTTCAACTCTCCATTATAGGCCTGCTTCAAAGAATATCGTTCTTCCCGGAGAAAAAACCTCcccagaaaataaattacgatCTATGAGACGTTTGATTGAACTATCTGGGATTTCTCATAAGGAATTAAAAAGACTTAAAGTTATACATATCTCTGGAACTAAAGGAAAAGGCTCAACATGTGCTATGATTGAGTCCATCATACGGAAATCT
Coding sequences within:
- the LOC139904684 gene encoding ADP-ribosylation factor-binding protein GGA1-like: MTSISANPTTDSGALEKLLFKATNPSNKLEDVNTIKQFCDLINKDESDNSSIIAIRLLAHKIQSPQEMEAIQSLAVLEACVKSCGKSFRAEVGKFKFLNEMIKLVSPRYLGSRTPEHVKKKVIELLYLWSTSVMEETKISEAYQMLKTQGIVTNDPTHVKDAVFAPSLSPRIHEDPLNEDQSKQLKKLLQSRNSEDLQKANKIIRGMVQDDEKRIEALSKRTSELTLVTNNAKLLNEMLDHYNASSVPRDELELLKELSSSCEKMQLKIHKLASESDDNGIGEVLQASDEISRVLERYKTIVVEGKTVPKQEPKESKQLLDVNNDSEMSLIDEDILNLLSTPVSTTPPTPTSVLDLLTNGSPIKINDPPLSTSFLSLSTVGESNGLNNVDECGSIAKGLLELDALGEEAMKALLPSVKPEFTKKYEKKLTMNDLQKQKKAQSLLPPVTLTNNHDQPMTISQDLSKKEEPILPGFVDVPKLSDINVKLSDIQPGEFPPCILTTSDHDIGIDLHFGKDELHPGVISTVLTFTNKLSSPVSDIELKPVVPKGVKVRLQEPSGKDLPAFNPFIPPPACTQVMLLQKAQKSDKISSFKYVVSYKVDNETQTEMGFSNALPI